The proteins below come from a single Desulfitobacterium metallireducens DSM 15288 genomic window:
- the hslU gene encoding ATP-dependent protease ATPase subunit HslU — protein sequence MEQLTPREIVRELDRDIVGQKQAKMSVAIALRNRYRRSLLPEGLREEVLPKNILMIGPTGVGKTEIARRLAKLVRAPFIKVEATKFTEVGYVGRDVESMIRDLVEIALRMVKVERMNVVESEAVIAAEKRLVALLVPGKRSESQSSNPFQFLFNQNEEKQPENVTPEIEQNRSLVAEKLRRGELEDKVLEIEVEDSQPLLPDLMGNNGMELNSNLQDMMAGMLPKKRKKRKVTVKEARRILTLEEAQNLIDHDEAVQEAIRRAEQEGIVFLDEIDKIAGREGSSGPDVSRGGVQRDILPIVEGSTVVTKYGPVKTEHILFIAAGAFNITKPSDLIPELQGRFPIRVELESLSVEDFKRILTEPQSSLIKQYSALLETEGIKLEFSENAIEELAQVAFDVNSNTENIGARRLHTIVEKVLEELSFEASELPEDYMVTINREYVQHRLGDVARNQDLSRYIL from the coding sequence ATGGAACAACTCACACCACGGGAAATCGTCCGTGAATTAGATCGGGACATTGTCGGACAAAAACAAGCGAAAATGTCAGTTGCGATTGCCTTACGAAATCGCTATCGTCGATCTTTACTCCCTGAAGGTTTGCGGGAGGAAGTACTCCCTAAAAACATTTTAATGATCGGTCCAACAGGAGTAGGCAAGACCGAAATTGCGAGAAGACTGGCGAAGTTAGTTCGTGCTCCCTTTATTAAGGTTGAAGCGACGAAGTTTACTGAAGTCGGTTACGTCGGACGGGATGTCGAATCGATGATTCGCGATCTCGTAGAGATTGCTCTACGTATGGTTAAAGTGGAACGAATGAACGTCGTTGAAAGTGAAGCTGTAATAGCCGCCGAAAAACGACTTGTGGCGTTACTTGTTCCGGGTAAACGCTCGGAATCTCAATCTTCTAATCCTTTTCAGTTTCTTTTCAACCAAAATGAGGAGAAACAACCTGAAAACGTCACACCAGAAATTGAGCAGAACCGTTCGCTAGTGGCCGAAAAACTTCGGCGCGGAGAACTTGAAGATAAGGTCCTTGAAATTGAGGTCGAGGATAGCCAACCACTACTACCCGATCTAATGGGAAATAACGGGATGGAACTTAACTCGAATCTTCAGGATATGATGGCAGGTATGCTACCGAAAAAACGTAAGAAACGCAAAGTTACGGTGAAAGAAGCACGCCGGATTCTGACTTTGGAAGAAGCTCAGAACTTGATTGATCATGATGAAGCGGTTCAGGAAGCAATTCGCCGTGCCGAACAAGAAGGTATTGTTTTCTTAGATGAGATTGACAAAATTGCAGGCCGTGAGGGTTCCTCGGGCCCTGACGTATCAAGAGGCGGAGTGCAACGCGATATTCTTCCAATTGTTGAAGGGTCAACCGTTGTTACGAAATATGGTCCAGTTAAGACAGAACATATTTTATTTATTGCTGCTGGTGCGTTCAATATCACCAAGCCTTCCGATCTGATTCCAGAATTGCAAGGGCGTTTCCCTATTCGGGTGGAACTTGAATCTTTAAGTGTTGAAGACTTTAAACGGATTCTAACTGAACCTCAATCTTCACTGATTAAGCAATATAGTGCATTATTGGAAACAGAAGGCATAAAGCTGGAATTTTCCGAGAATGCTATTGAAGAGCTGGCGCAAGTTGCTTTTGATGTTAATTCCAATACAGAGAATATTGGGGCGCGAAGGCTTCATACGATTGTTGAGAAGGTTTTAGAAGAGCTTTCATTTGAGGCTTCAGAGTTGCCTGAAGATTACATGGTAACGATTAACCGTGAGTATGTACAGCATCGTTTGGGGGATGTTGCTCGTAACCAAGATCTTTCACGCTATATTTTGTAG
- the rpsB gene encoding 30S ribosomal protein S2, whose translation MAVISMKQLLEAGVHFGHQTRRWNPKMARYIFTERNGIYIIDLQKTVKKVDEAYNFVRNLAADGGTMLFVGTKKQAQESVKEEAERCGMYFVNERWLGGMLTNFQTIQKRVNRLKELERMDAEGVFEILPKKEVANLRHEMEKLERFLGGIKTMKKLPDALFIVDPRKERIAVAEARRLNIPIVGIVDTNCDPDEIDVVIPANDDAIRAVKLLTGKMADAIIEAQQGSLDEEAAEGQSAAEEVSAE comes from the coding sequence ATGGCTGTAATTTCTATGAAACAATTACTTGAAGCCGGTGTTCACTTCGGTCATCAAACACGTCGCTGGAATCCTAAGATGGCTCGCTACATTTTTACGGAGCGCAATGGTATTTATATCATTGACTTGCAAAAAACCGTTAAGAAAGTTGACGAGGCCTACAATTTCGTGCGTAATCTTGCTGCAGATGGGGGTACGATGTTATTCGTCGGCACCAAAAAGCAGGCTCAAGAGTCAGTGAAAGAAGAAGCTGAACGTTGCGGAATGTATTTTGTTAACGAGCGTTGGCTCGGTGGTATGCTGACAAACTTCCAAACTATTCAAAAGCGCGTAAATCGCCTTAAGGAATTGGAACGGATGGATGCTGAAGGAGTCTTTGAAATTCTTCCTAAAAAAGAAGTTGCTAATCTTCGTCATGAGATGGAGAAACTAGAACGTTTCTTAGGCGGAATCAAGACGATGAAGAAACTCCCAGATGCTTTGTTCATTGTTGATCCACGTAAAGAGCGTATCGCAGTTGCCGAAGCACGTCGTTTGAATATTCCTATCGTAGGTATCGTTGATACGAACTGCGATCCGGATGAGATTGATGTTGTAATTCCGGCTAATGATGATGCTATTCGTGCAGTTAAACTCTTAACTGGAAAAATGGCTGACGCTATTATCGAAGCTCAACAAGGTAGCCTTGATGAAGAAGCTGCCGAAGGACAAAGTGCGGCTGAGGAAGTTAGTGCTGAATAA
- the codY gene encoding GTP-sensing pleiotropic transcriptional regulator CodY yields MKTLLEKARAINKIIQRAAGHPVDFEEMAKVLSEAIVANCYIVGRRGKIMGYSFMTDFTCNAMEEIVVHSERFPESYNEGLMKVSETTSNTTQVANGCVFNGQERCHFNNKITTIVPVLGGGERVGTLVLAKFDEEFTDEDLVLAEYGGTVIGMEILRVKAERAEEEARKKAAVQIAVGTLSYSELEAVEHIFAELGGGDGLLVASKIADRVGITRSVIVNALRKFESAGVIESKSLGMKGTYIRILNDYLLDELDKMKHNK; encoded by the coding sequence ATGAAAACTTTATTAGAAAAAGCACGCGCAATTAACAAAATTATTCAACGGGCAGCAGGTCATCCTGTAGATTTTGAAGAAATGGCAAAAGTCTTAAGTGAAGCAATTGTTGCCAATTGCTATATCGTAGGACGCCGGGGAAAAATTATGGGATACAGCTTTATGACAGATTTTACGTGTAATGCAATGGAAGAGATCGTGGTTCATTCAGAACGCTTTCCTGAAAGCTATAATGAGGGATTGATGAAGGTTTCCGAAACAACGTCAAACACAACTCAAGTTGCTAACGGTTGCGTATTCAATGGACAGGAACGTTGTCACTTTAATAATAAGATTACAACAATTGTTCCAGTCCTTGGAGGCGGTGAAAGAGTCGGTACTCTCGTTCTAGCTAAATTTGATGAAGAATTCACGGATGAAGACCTCGTTTTGGCTGAATACGGGGGTACTGTAATTGGGATGGAAATCTTACGTGTGAAAGCGGAACGTGCAGAAGAGGAAGCTCGCAAAAAAGCGGCTGTGCAGATTGCAGTTGGAACGCTTTCTTACTCCGAGCTTGAAGCAGTTGAACATATCTTCGCTGAATTAGGTGGTGGCGATGGGTTACTCGTAGCCAGTAAAATTGCGGACCGAGTAGGAATCACTCGCTCAGTAATTGTTAATGCTCTTCGCAAATTTGAATCTGCGGGCGTAATCGAATCTAAATCCCTAGGTATGAAAGGGACCTATATCCGTATTCTCAATGATTATTTGTTAGATGAGCTTGACAAAATGAAACATAACAAGTAG
- a CDS encoding 1-deoxy-D-xylulose-5-phosphate reductoisomerase, whose product MKRLTVLGSTGSIGTQTLDVVRENPEQLQVYALVAGTRVDEIERQVREFKPQIVAMMDEKGARELKARLRDLPVVVEQGMDGIIRTVTAKEPDTVVTAISGRIGLEPTLAALKAGKNIALANKETLVAGGELVMETAKRLGRSIIPVDSEHSAIFQCLEEPNGLLEKILITASGGPFLGWSREQLSEVTPEMALKHPNWSMGAKITIDSATMMNKGLEVIEAHHLFGLTYDKIEVLVHPQSIVHSMVQYQDGSILAQLGRPDMRLPIQYALSYPTRWSSPFERLDLRGKTLTFQEPNLKETPALALAYEVGRRGGTLPAVMNAANEVAVYAFLQQKIGYLQIVEIVEDICAEHEVLDATDLESILEADDWARKRTQERIQNC is encoded by the coding sequence GTGAAGAGATTAACAGTCCTTGGTTCAACAGGCTCGATTGGAACACAGACGTTAGATGTTGTACGGGAAAATCCCGAGCAGCTTCAAGTCTATGCCCTCGTGGCAGGTACTCGCGTGGACGAAATAGAACGTCAGGTTCGTGAATTTAAGCCTCAGATCGTGGCTATGATGGACGAGAAAGGGGCAAGAGAGTTAAAAGCTCGCTTACGTGATCTGCCCGTCGTGGTTGAACAAGGCATGGACGGAATTATTCGCACGGTAACCGCCAAGGAACCGGATACGGTTGTTACTGCAATTAGTGGACGTATTGGTTTAGAGCCAACGTTGGCCGCCTTAAAGGCAGGCAAGAATATTGCATTAGCCAATAAAGAAACGCTGGTTGCAGGTGGAGAACTTGTAATGGAGACGGCAAAGCGCCTTGGCCGTTCGATTATCCCAGTCGATAGCGAACATTCGGCAATTTTTCAGTGTTTGGAAGAGCCGAACGGGCTGCTTGAAAAAATTTTAATTACGGCTTCGGGAGGACCTTTTCTAGGGTGGTCCCGTGAGCAATTAAGCGAAGTTACGCCGGAAATGGCATTGAAACATCCGAATTGGAGTATGGGAGCTAAGATTACGATTGATTCGGCCACGATGATGAATAAGGGATTGGAAGTCATAGAAGCACACCATCTTTTTGGCTTGACTTATGATAAGATTGAAGTATTAGTTCATCCCCAGAGTATTGTTCATTCTATGGTGCAATATCAAGATGGAAGTATCTTAGCGCAATTAGGTCGCCCAGATATGCGGTTACCTATTCAATATGCGTTAAGTTATCCTACACGCTGGTCAAGCCCTTTTGAAAGGCTAGATTTAAGAGGAAAAACGTTGACTTTTCAGGAACCAAATTTAAAAGAGACGCCGGCTTTGGCACTTGCTTATGAAGTTGGCAGACGGGGAGGTACTCTTCCTGCGGTCATGAATGCAGCCAATGAGGTTGCTGTTTATGCTTTTCTTCAACAGAAGATTGGCTATTTACAAATCGTTGAAATTGTGGAGGACATCTGTGCGGAACATGAGGTGTTAGACGCCACGGATTTGGAAAGCATATTAGAGGCAGATGATTGGGCTCGCAAACGTACGCAAGAACGAATTCAGAACTGCTAA
- the xerC gene encoding tyrosine recombinase XerC, with amino-acid sequence MLADQALALFDGQLKSQNRSEHTVIAYHNDIAQFLNYLGQEKSCDPGEISLEEISVEWVRSFLGDLTDQGLERKSMARKLAALRSFSKLMCKEGYLDHNPVQRISSPKLGKKLPDFLYLEQMEKLLKTPDCATVLGARDQVVLELLYGSGLRVSELAGLNQEDVDQDQMLLRVRGKGKKERIVPMTEYALKAIQVYLDMREHSQRPLLLNYQGSRLSVRSIRRILDKLALEAGLPQHIHPHMLRHSFATHLLDGGADLRSVQELLGHAKLSSTQIYTHLTREHLRQVYDETHPHAKSN; translated from the coding sequence ATGTTAGCAGATCAGGCGCTTGCGCTTTTTGATGGACAACTGAAATCGCAAAATCGTTCAGAGCATACAGTGATTGCTTATCATAATGATATTGCCCAATTCTTAAATTATTTAGGTCAAGAGAAGAGTTGTGATCCTGGAGAAATTTCATTGGAAGAGATTTCGGTGGAGTGGGTTCGTAGCTTTTTAGGGGACCTCACGGATCAAGGATTGGAGAGGAAAAGTATGGCGCGAAAATTGGCAGCTCTTCGCTCCTTCTCTAAACTTATGTGCAAAGAGGGATATCTTGACCATAATCCAGTTCAACGCATCTCAAGTCCTAAGTTAGGAAAAAAACTTCCGGATTTTTTATATTTGGAACAGATGGAAAAGCTCCTAAAAACCCCTGATTGTGCTACTGTTTTAGGAGCTCGAGACCAAGTCGTTTTAGAACTTCTCTACGGTTCAGGCTTACGGGTGAGTGAATTAGCGGGACTAAATCAAGAAGATGTGGATCAGGACCAGATGCTTCTTCGCGTCCGGGGTAAAGGAAAAAAAGAACGTATTGTTCCGATGACAGAATATGCGCTCAAAGCTATTCAAGTATATTTAGACATGAGAGAGCATTCACAAAGACCGTTATTGTTAAACTATCAAGGTTCTCGACTTTCTGTTCGGTCGATCCGGCGCATTCTAGATAAGCTGGCTCTCGAAGCAGGATTGCCCCAACACATCCATCCCCATATGCTGCGTCATTCGTTTGCTACGCATCTCCTTGACGGTGGAGCGGATTTGCGAAGTGTTCAGGAACTTTTAGGTCATGCCAAGCTTTCTTCAACCCAGATTTATACGCATTTAACCCGGGAACACCTGCGTCAAGTTTATGATGAAACTCATCCCCATGCGAAATCCAACTAA
- a CDS encoding phosphatidate cytidylyltransferase, protein MLLRSISALIGAPLLLILTYLGGPYTAFLAAVIGLLALHEFQEIAHKLKVKIWMKATFIGAIVWLLLITLDLREWMFPFLIFWLLISLGRMGLLYPDVLIPEVALNFLSIIYTVVLSSHLYLLRSLEQGRSWTLLAFFLVWTTDTFAYLVGRAFGKHPLAPHVSPNKTIEGSIGGLIGAILMGLIASQVMGGMPLPFFLGLSFIVGISAQIGDLFESALKRSAGVKDSGDLIPGHGGFLDRFDSMLFAFPIVYYIVLLLAAR, encoded by the coding sequence ATGTTACTTAGATCTATAAGCGCTTTAATCGGAGCACCACTCCTGCTTATCTTAACTTACCTTGGGGGGCCTTATACGGCGTTTTTGGCTGCAGTGATTGGATTACTAGCACTCCACGAATTTCAGGAGATAGCACATAAGTTAAAAGTAAAAATTTGGATGAAGGCCACTTTTATCGGTGCAATCGTTTGGCTATTGCTCATCACGCTTGATTTAAGAGAGTGGATGTTTCCATTTTTGATTTTCTGGTTACTTATAAGCCTGGGACGAATGGGGCTCCTATATCCTGATGTTCTCATTCCTGAGGTTGCTCTTAATTTTCTAAGCATTATATATACGGTCGTTCTTAGTTCACATTTGTATTTACTACGTTCTTTGGAGCAAGGAAGGTCCTGGACTCTTTTAGCGTTTTTTTTGGTATGGACGACGGATACATTTGCATATCTTGTAGGGAGGGCTTTTGGAAAACATCCCCTCGCACCTCATGTCAGTCCGAATAAAACGATAGAAGGCTCAATTGGTGGACTTATTGGAGCTATCTTGATGGGGCTGATCGCCTCTCAGGTAATGGGGGGGATGCCTTTGCCTTTCTTTCTGGGGCTGAGTTTCATTGTGGGAATCAGTGCTCAAATAGGAGACCTTTTTGAGTCAGCATTAAAGCGAAGTGCTGGAGTAAAGGACTCAGGAGACTTAATCCCAGGTCATGGCGGCTTTTTAGATCGTTTTGATAGTATGCTCTTTGCTTTCCCCATTGTGTATTATATAGTTCTGCTTTTGGCAGCGAGGTGA
- the frr gene encoding ribosome recycling factor, with amino-acid sequence MISDVLKDAEDRMRKGVESLRKEYTVIRAGRANPSMLERVMVEYYGTPTPVNQLANISVPEARMLLLQPWDKTALPAIEKGIMKSDLGLNPSSDGNVIRLIIPQLTAERRTELVKTVKKKAEDSRVVIRNIRRDTNDQLKKLEKDHTSSEDEVKRAQDDVQKMTDKFIKEIDTIMDTKEREITEV; translated from the coding sequence ATGATTAGTGATGTCTTAAAGGACGCGGAAGATCGCATGCGTAAAGGAGTAGAGTCCTTGCGGAAGGAATATACGGTTATTCGTGCGGGACGGGCTAATCCGAGTATGCTAGAACGGGTGATGGTTGAGTATTACGGAACTCCGACTCCGGTTAACCAACTGGCGAATATTTCGGTACCTGAAGCAAGAATGCTCCTCCTTCAACCTTGGGATAAGACCGCTTTGCCTGCGATTGAGAAGGGGATCATGAAGTCGGATTTGGGACTAAACCCCTCGAGTGATGGTAATGTAATTCGCCTTATTATTCCGCAGTTGACCGCTGAACGGAGAACTGAGCTTGTTAAAACGGTGAAGAAAAAAGCGGAAGATTCAAGAGTTGTGATTCGAAACATTCGGAGAGATACTAATGATCAGCTCAAAAAACTAGAGAAAGATCATACATCCTCTGAAGACGAAGTAAAACGGGCTCAAGATGATGTTCAAAAGATGACGGATAAGTTCATTAAAGAGATTGATACAATAATGGATACCAAAGAACGGGAAATTACGGAAGTTTAA
- a CDS encoding isoprenyl transferase: MWLSFRNKDKKVFSPKGIDLERLPRHIAIIMDGNGRWAKKRGLPRTMGHRAGVEAIREVVKTCSNLGVEVLTVYAFSTENWRRPKDEVGILMRLLTEYLRAELNELHGNNVKIMTMGDLTLLPLEAQKELSRATKQTEHNTGLILNLALNYGGRAEVTRALRILGEEIQQGKLAPEEINEERISSSLFTVGLPDPDLLIRTSGEMRLSNFMLWQLAYTEIVITEQLWPDFTPETLLDAIKTYQLRERRFGGINKE; this comes from the coding sequence ATGTGGCTTAGCTTTAGAAATAAGGATAAAAAAGTATTCTCTCCGAAGGGGATTGATCTAGAACGTTTACCTCGCCATATCGCAATCATCATGGATGGGAATGGCCGGTGGGCGAAAAAAAGAGGGCTGCCTCGTACAATGGGGCATCGTGCAGGGGTAGAAGCTATTCGTGAAGTGGTCAAGACCTGTTCAAACTTGGGAGTCGAAGTATTAACGGTTTACGCCTTTTCAACTGAAAATTGGCGAAGACCCAAAGATGAAGTCGGTATCTTGATGCGTTTACTTACAGAATATTTGCGGGCTGAGCTTAATGAGCTCCATGGAAATAACGTCAAAATTATGACCATGGGTGATCTAACCCTTCTGCCGCTTGAAGCACAGAAAGAATTATCCAGAGCGACTAAGCAAACCGAGCATAACACTGGTTTGATCCTTAATTTGGCTTTGAATTATGGGGGACGCGCTGAAGTTACGAGGGCTTTACGCATATTGGGCGAAGAAATCCAGCAAGGGAAATTAGCACCTGAGGAAATTAACGAAGAACGGATTAGCTCCTCATTATTTACTGTGGGTTTACCCGACCCCGATCTATTGATTCGTACCTCTGGTGAAATGCGCTTAAGTAATTTTATGCTCTGGCAATTGGCCTATACTGAGATTGTGATAACTGAACAGCTTTGGCCGGATTTCACTCCAGAAACATTGCTTGATGCCATTAAAACGTATCAACTACGGGAACGCCGCTTTGGCGGCATCAATAAGGAATAA
- the pyrH gene encoding UMP kinase yields the protein MDTPRYHRVILKLSGEALAGSQGFGIAHEMLATVAEQVSEIRKLGVELALVVGGGNIWRGISGSSQGMDRATADYMGMLATVMNALALQDALENAGMATRVLSAIEMRQVAEPYIRRRAIRHMEKGRIVIFAAGTGNPFFSTDTTAALRAAEIEAEAILMAKQVDGVYDSDPVKNPNAVKFDKLSYLEVLSRGLKVMDSTATSLCMDNNIPLIVFNLKDKGNIYRAIMGEPIGTYVGREIND from the coding sequence ATGGATACACCACGATATCACAGAGTCATCTTAAAGCTGAGTGGTGAAGCTTTGGCAGGAAGTCAAGGCTTTGGAATTGCTCATGAAATGCTCGCAACGGTTGCTGAACAAGTCTCTGAAATTCGTAAACTTGGAGTGGAACTTGCTCTGGTTGTTGGAGGGGGTAATATTTGGCGAGGAATTTCGGGAAGTTCCCAAGGTATGGATCGTGCAACTGCAGATTATATGGGGATGTTAGCGACAGTGATGAATGCTCTTGCGTTACAAGATGCTCTTGAAAATGCGGGAATGGCAACCCGAGTTTTATCGGCTATTGAAATGAGGCAAGTGGCAGAACCTTATATTCGTCGGCGAGCAATTCGTCATATGGAAAAGGGACGGATTGTGATCTTTGCTGCAGGCACAGGGAATCCGTTTTTTTCGACAGATACTACAGCAGCGTTAAGAGCGGCTGAAATTGAGGCGGAAGCCATTCTTATGGCGAAGCAAGTTGATGGTGTATATGATTCTGATCCGGTAAAAAATCCTAACGCCGTTAAGTTTGATAAACTGAGTTATTTAGAGGTTTTAAGTCGTGGCTTAAAAGTCATGGATTCAACGGCAACCTCTTTATGTATGGATAACAATATTCCTCTCATTGTTTTTAATCTGAAGGATAAGGGGAACATTTATAGAGCGATCATGGGTGAACCCATTGGTACTTATGTAGGGAGGGAAATTAATGATTAG
- the ytvI gene encoding sporulation integral membrane protein YtvI yields the protein MNNPQRNKLRANLNRLVVVTSVLVLLKLFTYFVQEFLPVFGKAMNTLFYAFLPFILAFLIALLMEPLVTQLMRGMKMKRPLASILALILVIAGIVLFVTLIVVRLYNELSALSLTLPDYSYFMSLINQLIDSVEKFVVINPQIQATLNSSVSTIVTSLQNGAGSASLALLNFLAAVPGFFIILVISVVATYMMSASFPGVKRFFHGFVPQRWHTGAQSVGQDLGSAIVGFVRSETILISITGVTLTFGLLLMGNPYAFTIGFISAFLDLLPIVGTGIIFVPWAIILLIIGAAPKAIQLIIIWVVALVIRQILEPKIMSKGIGLHPLPTLISMYVGLNLLGGVGLVLGPGLVILYEALRKAGIFTDPKN from the coding sequence TTGAATAATCCTCAAAGAAATAAATTAAGGGCTAACCTAAATCGTTTGGTAGTAGTGACAAGTGTGCTTGTTTTACTCAAGCTTTTTACATATTTTGTGCAAGAGTTTTTACCCGTCTTTGGGAAGGCTATGAATACATTGTTCTATGCCTTTTTGCCTTTTATTCTTGCTTTTTTAATTGCCCTTTTAATGGAGCCATTAGTTACCCAATTGATGAGGGGCATGAAAATGAAACGTCCCTTAGCGTCAATACTCGCTCTTATTCTAGTGATCGCGGGAATTGTTCTTTTTGTTACACTCATTGTCGTTAGACTTTATAATGAATTATCGGCTCTTTCATTAACTCTACCTGATTATAGTTATTTTATGAGTTTGATCAATCAGCTTATCGATAGCGTTGAAAAATTTGTAGTGATTAATCCCCAAATTCAAGCAACCTTGAACTCCTCAGTGAGCACGATTGTTACATCTTTACAAAACGGGGCAGGTTCTGCGAGTTTAGCACTTTTGAATTTTTTAGCGGCAGTACCTGGTTTCTTTATTATTTTAGTGATCTCAGTTGTAGCGACCTATATGATGAGTGCAAGCTTTCCAGGAGTTAAACGCTTTTTTCACGGATTTGTTCCCCAAAGATGGCATACGGGAGCTCAATCTGTAGGCCAAGATCTCGGTTCAGCAATTGTCGGTTTTGTGCGCTCAGAGACGATCTTAATCTCCATTACAGGAGTGACGTTGACGTTTGGATTACTGCTGATGGGAAATCCTTATGCTTTTACGATTGGTTTTATTTCCGCATTTTTAGACCTTTTACCGATTGTTGGAACGGGTATTATTTTTGTTCCATGGGCTATTATATTGCTCATTATCGGGGCCGCTCCTAAGGCTATTCAACTTATTATCATTTGGGTTGTGGCATTGGTAATCCGTCAGATTTTAGAACCTAAGATTATGTCGAAGGGCATCGGACTCCACCCTTTACCCACACTAATTTCGATGTATGTCGGTTTGAATTTACTGGGGGGAGTGGGTTTAGTGCTGGGCCCTGGTTTAGTTATCCTATATGAAGCACTAAGAAAAGCGGGAATTTTTACAGACCCTAAAAATTAG
- the hslV gene encoding ATP-dependent protease subunit HslV, whose protein sequence is MFHATTILAVKQGNKVAMAGDGQVTFGENTIMKHKARKVRRLFHGKVLAGFAGSVADAFTLFDKFEQKLEQYNGNLQRAAVELAKEWRMDKMLRNLEALLLVADMESLLLISGSGEVIEPDDGVVAIGSGGNYALAAARALVNHSSLEPADAVREAMKIASAICVYTNDQIIVEEL, encoded by the coding sequence ATGTTTCATGCAACAACCATCCTAGCTGTTAAACAAGGAAATAAAGTGGCTATGGCTGGAGATGGACAGGTCACTTTTGGCGAAAACACAATTATGAAACATAAGGCTAGAAAGGTTCGCCGGCTGTTTCATGGAAAAGTTCTTGCCGGGTTCGCAGGTTCAGTAGCGGATGCCTTTACTCTCTTCGATAAATTCGAACAAAAGCTTGAACAATACAATGGTAACCTTCAACGAGCTGCCGTAGAGTTAGCTAAAGAATGGCGTATGGATAAGATGCTTCGCAATTTGGAAGCATTATTGCTTGTAGCCGATATGGAAAGTTTACTTCTGATATCTGGATCAGGGGAAGTGATTGAGCCAGATGATGGAGTTGTAGCGATCGGTTCAGGCGGAAATTATGCCTTGGCTGCGGCAAGAGCATTAGTTAATCATTCGAGTTTAGAACCAGCTGACGCGGTCAGGGAAGCGATGAAGATTGCATCAGCAATCTGTGTTTATACTAATGATCAAATTATCGTCGAAGAATTATAA
- the tsf gene encoding translation elongation factor Ts, with translation MAEITAALVKELRERTGAGMMDCKKALTEVSGDIEKAIDLLREKGLAAAAKKEGRIAAEGIVYSYIHGGGRIGVLLEVNCETDFVANTEDFKLFVRDIALHIAAAKPEYLNKEDVPEDVLQHEKDILKAQARNEGKPEKIIEKMVEGRISKFYKEFCLMDQEFVKDPDKTISDIVMEKTAKIGERIVIRRFTRYELGEGIEKKQEDFAAEVAKEMNR, from the coding sequence ATGGCTGAAATAACTGCAGCTCTGGTAAAAGAGCTTCGTGAGCGTACTGGCGCAGGTATGATGGATTGTAAAAAGGCTTTAACGGAAGTTAGCGGTGACATTGAAAAAGCGATTGACTTATTACGTGAAAAAGGCTTAGCGGCTGCTGCGAAAAAAGAAGGCCGAATTGCTGCTGAAGGAATTGTGTATTCATATATTCATGGTGGCGGTCGAATCGGTGTTCTTCTTGAAGTCAATTGTGAGACTGACTTTGTAGCAAATACCGAAGATTTTAAACTTTTTGTTCGTGATATTGCTTTGCATATTGCTGCAGCGAAGCCTGAGTATTTGAACAAAGAAGATGTTCCCGAAGATGTTCTACAGCATGAGAAAGACATCTTAAAAGCCCAGGCCCGTAATGAAGGAAAACCAGAAAAAATTATTGAAAAAATGGTTGAAGGACGAATCTCAAAATTCTACAAAGAATTTTGCTTAATGGACCAAGAATTTGTGAAGGATCCAGATAAAACGATCAGCGATATAGTCATGGAAAAAACCGCGAAGATTGGCGAGCGGATTGTCATTCGACGCTTTACTCGCTATGAATTAGGCGAAGGAATTGAGAAAAAACAAGAAGATTTTGCAGCTGAAGTTGCAAAGGAAATGAACCGCTAA